The following proteins are co-located in the Syngnathus scovelli strain Florida chromosome 21, RoL_Ssco_1.2, whole genome shotgun sequence genome:
- the LOC125991634 gene encoding uncharacterized protein isoform X4 — MARLWLLVVLAHALLTVIAAESDAQLENGVSSDDVLLQRVYKLLKSLEFPLAQENLLETEEVEVELDSALGLTDLGHNMTKGHQEDASSYNMTEGHQNDASSYNVTEGHQEDASYNMTEGHLEDAASYNMTKGYMEDAAIYNMTRGHMEDASYNMTEDDSYNMTRGHIEDASYNMTEDASYNMTKGHMEDASDNVTKGHMEDAGYNMTNGHQDDASYNMTEDASYNMTKGLMEDSSSYNMTVGLMEDASYNMTEGLMEDAAIYNMTKGHMEDASYNMTEGHMEDSSSYNMTEGLMEDASYNMTEGLMEDAAIYNMTKGHMEDAAIYNMTKGHMEDSSYNMTKGHMEDAAIYNMTKGHMEDSSYNMTEGHMEDSSSYNMTEGHMEDSSSYNMTESHQPKYMSSNQQNDSSLNLSSDYQLEEMLAFQNDQVTLDATDHFVDVNV; from the exons ATGGCTCGTCTTTGGCTCCTTGTGGTTCTGGCTCATGCCCTCCTAACAGTCATAG CAGCCGAATCGGATGCACAGCTTGAAAATGGTGTGTCTTCAGATGATGTTTTGCTTCAGAGGGTGTATAAACTCCTCAAGTCTTTGGAGTTTCCATTGGCGCAAGAAA accTACTTGAAACTGAAGAAGTGGAAGTCGAACTTGATTCTGCGCTTGGGCTGACTGACTTGGGCCACAACATGACCAAGGGCCACCAGGAGGATGCctccagctacaacatgaccgagggccaccagaatgatGCCTCCAGCTACAATGTGACCGAGGGCCACCAGGAGGACG ccagctacaacatgaccgaGGGCCACTTGGAAGATGccgccagctacaacatgaccaagGGCTACATGGAAGACGCTGCCATCTACAACATGACCAGGGGCCACATGGAAgatgccagctacaacatgacgGAAGACGacagctacaacatgaccagGGGCCACATAGAAgatgccagctacaacatgaccgaagacgccagctacaacatgaccaagGGCCACATGGAGGATGCCAGCGACAACGTGACCAAGGGCCACATGGAGGACGCCGGCTACAACATGACCAATGGCCACCAAGATGacgccagctacaacatgactgaagacgccagctacaacatgaccaagGGCCTAATGGAAGACTCctccagctacaacatgaccgtGGGCCTAATGGAAGacgccagctacaacatgaccgaGGGCCTA ATGGAAGACGCTGCCATCTACAACATGACCAAGGGCCACATGGAAGacgccagctacaacatgaccgaGGGCCACATGGAAGACTCctccagctacaacatgaccgaGGGCCTAATGGAAGacgccagctacaacatgaccgaGGGCCTAATGGAAGACGCTGCCATCTACAACATGACCAAGGGCCACATGGAAGACGCTGCCATCTACAACATGACCAAGGGCCACATGGAAGActccagctacaacatgaccaagGGCCACATGGAAGACGCTGCCATCTACAACATGACCAAGGGCCACATGGAAGActccagctacaacatgaccgaGGGCCACATGGAAGACTCctccagctacaacatgaccgaGGGCCACATGGAAGACTCctccagctacaacatgaccgaGAGCCACCAGCCTAAATACATGAGTAGCAACCAACAAAATGATTCAAGTCTCAATTTGAGCAGTGACTACCAGTTGGAAGAAATGTTGGCTTTCCAGAATGACCAAGTGACCCTTGATGCAACAGATCATTTTGTAGATGTTAATGTTTAG
- the LOC125991634 gene encoding autotransporter adhesin UpaG-like isoform X3, with the protein MARLWLLVVLAHALLTVIAAESDAQLENGVSSDDVLLQRVYKLLKSLEFPLAQENLLETEEVEVELDSALGLTDLGHNMTKGHQEDASSYNMTEGHQNDASSYNVTEGHQEDASYNMTEGHLEDAASYNMTKGYMEDAAIYNMTRGHMEDASYNMTEDDSYNMTRGHIEDASYNMTEDASYNMTKGHMEDASDNVTNGHQDDASYNMTEDASYNMTKGLMEDSSSYNMTVGLMEDASYNMTEGLMEDAAIYNMTKGHMEDAAIYNMTKGHMEDASYNMTEGHMEDSSSYNMTEGLMEDASYNMTEGLMEDAAIYNMTKGHMEDAAIYNMTKGHMEDSSYNMTKGHMEDAAIYNMTKGHMEDSSYNMTEGHMEDSSSYNMTEGHMEDSSSYNMTESHQPKYMSSNQQNDSSLNLSSDYQLEEMLAFQNDQVTLDATDHFVDVNV; encoded by the exons ATGGCTCGTCTTTGGCTCCTTGTGGTTCTGGCTCATGCCCTCCTAACAGTCATAG CAGCCGAATCGGATGCACAGCTTGAAAATGGTGTGTCTTCAGATGATGTTTTGCTTCAGAGGGTGTATAAACTCCTCAAGTCTTTGGAGTTTCCATTGGCGCAAGAAA accTACTTGAAACTGAAGAAGTGGAAGTCGAACTTGATTCTGCGCTTGGGCTGACTGACTTGGGCCACAACATGACCAAGGGCCACCAGGAGGATGCctccagctacaacatgaccgagggccaccagaatgatGCCTCCAGCTACAATGTGACCGAGGGCCACCAGGAGGACG ccagctacaacatgaccgaGGGCCACTTGGAAGATGccgccagctacaacatgaccaagGGCTACATGGAAGACGCTGCCATCTACAACATGACCAGGGGCCACATGGAAgatgccagctacaacatgacgGAAGACGacagctacaacatgaccagGGGCCACATAGAAgatgccagctacaacatgaccgaagacgccagctacaacatgaccaagGGCCACATGGAGGATGCCAGCGACAACG TGACCAATGGCCACCAAGATGacgccagctacaacatgactgaagacgccagctacaacatgaccaagGGCCTAATGGAAGACTCctccagctacaacatgaccgtGGGCCTAATGGAAGacgccagctacaacatgaccgaGGGCCTAATGGAAGACGCTGCCATCTACAACATGACCAAGGGCCACATGGAAGACGCTGCCATCTACAACATGACCAAGGGCCACATGGAAGacgccagctacaacatgaccgaGGGCCACATGGAAGACTCctccagctacaacatgaccgaGGGCCTAATGGAAGacgccagctacaacatgaccgaGGGCCTAATGGAAGACGCTGCCATCTACAACATGACCAAGGGCCACATGGAAGACGCTGCCATCTACAACATGACCAAGGGCCACATGGAAGActccagctacaacatgaccaagGGCCACATGGAAGACGCTGCCATCTACAACATGACCAAGGGCCACATGGAAGActccagctacaacatgaccgaGGGCCACATGGAAGACTCctccagctacaacatgaccgaGGGCCACATGGAAGACTCctccagctacaacatgaccgaGAGCCACCAGCCTAAATACATGAGTAGCAACCAACAAAATGATTCAAGTCTCAATTTGAGCAGTGACTACCAGTTGGAAGAAATGTTGGCTTTCCAGAATGACCAAGTGACCCTTGATGCAACAGATCATTTTGTAGATGTTAATGTTTAG
- the LOC125991634 gene encoding uncharacterized protein isoform X1 produces the protein MARLWLLVVLAHALLTVIAAESDAQLENGVSSDDVLLQRVYKLLKSLEFPLAQENLLETEEVEVELDSALGLTDLGHNMTKGHQEDASSYNMTEGHQNDASSYNVTEGHQEDASYNMTEGHLEDAASYNMTKGYMEDAAIYNMTRGHMEDASYNMTEDDSYNMTRGHIEDASYNMTEDASYNMTKGHMEDASDNVTKGHMEDAGYNMTNGHQDDASYNMTEDASYNMTKGLMEDSSSYNMTVGLMEDASYNMTEGLMEDAAIYNMTKGHMEDAAIYNMTKGHMEDASYNMTEGHMEDSSSYNMTEGLMEDASYNMTEGLMEDAAIYNMTKGHMEDAAIYNMTKGHMEDSSYNMTKGHMEDAAIYNMTKGHMEDSSYNMTEGHMEDSSSYNMTEGHMEDSSSYNMTESHQPKYMSSNQQNDSSLNLSSDYQLEEMLAFQNDQVTLDATDHFVDVNV, from the exons ATGGCTCGTCTTTGGCTCCTTGTGGTTCTGGCTCATGCCCTCCTAACAGTCATAG CAGCCGAATCGGATGCACAGCTTGAAAATGGTGTGTCTTCAGATGATGTTTTGCTTCAGAGGGTGTATAAACTCCTCAAGTCTTTGGAGTTTCCATTGGCGCAAGAAA accTACTTGAAACTGAAGAAGTGGAAGTCGAACTTGATTCTGCGCTTGGGCTGACTGACTTGGGCCACAACATGACCAAGGGCCACCAGGAGGATGCctccagctacaacatgaccgagggccaccagaatgatGCCTCCAGCTACAATGTGACCGAGGGCCACCAGGAGGACG ccagctacaacatgaccgaGGGCCACTTGGAAGATGccgccagctacaacatgaccaagGGCTACATGGAAGACGCTGCCATCTACAACATGACCAGGGGCCACATGGAAgatgccagctacaacatgacgGAAGACGacagctacaacatgaccagGGGCCACATAGAAgatgccagctacaacatgaccgaagacgccagctacaacatgaccaagGGCCACATGGAGGATGCCAGCGACAACGTGACCAAGGGCCACATGGAGGACGCCGGCTACAACATGACCAATGGCCACCAAGATGacgccagctacaacatgactgaagacgccagctacaacatgaccaagGGCCTAATGGAAGACTCctccagctacaacatgaccgtGGGCCTAATGGAAGacgccagctacaacatgaccgaGGGCCTAATGGAAGACGCTGCCATCTACAACATGACCAAGGGCCACATGGAAGACGCTGCCATCTACAACATGACCAAGGGCCACATGGAAGacgccagctacaacatgaccgaGGGCCACATGGAAGACTCctccagctacaacatgaccgaGGGCCTAATGGAAGacgccagctacaacatgaccgaGGGCCTAATGGAAGACGCTGCCATCTACAACATGACCAAGGGCCACATGGAAGACGCTGCCATCTACAACATGACCAAGGGCCACATGGAAGActccagctacaacatgaccaagGGCCACATGGAAGACGCTGCCATCTACAACATGACCAAGGGCCACATGGAAGActccagctacaacatgaccgaGGGCCACATGGAAGACTCctccagctacaacatgaccgaGGGCCACATGGAAGACTCctccagctacaacatgaccgaGAGCCACCAGCCTAAATACATGAGTAGCAACCAACAAAATGATTCAAGTCTCAATTTGAGCAGTGACTACCAGTTGGAAGAAATGTTGGCTTTCCAGAATGACCAAGTGACCCTTGATGCAACAGATCATTTTGTAGATGTTAATGTTTAG
- the LOC125991634 gene encoding uncharacterized protein isoform X5 codes for MARLWLLVVLAHALLTVIAAESDAQLENGVSSDDVLLQRVYKLLKSLEFPLAQENLLETEEVEVELDSALGLTDLGHNMTKGHQEDASSYNMTEGHQNDASSYNVTEGHQEDASYNMTEGHLEDAASYNMTKGYMEDAAIYNMTRGHMEDASYNMTKGHMEDASDNVTKGHMEDAGYNMTNGHQDDASYNMTEDASYNMTKGLMEDSSSYNMTVGLMEDASYNMTEGLMEDAAIYNMTKGHMEDAAIYNMTKGHMEDASYNMTEGHMEDSSSYNMTEGLMEDASYNMTEGLMEDAAIYNMTKGHMEDAAIYNMTKGHMEDSSYNMTKGHMEDAAIYNMTKGHMEDSSYNMTEGHMEDSSSYNMTEGHMEDSSSYNMTESHQPKYMSSNQQNDSSLNLSSDYQLEEMLAFQNDQVTLDATDHFVDVNV; via the exons ATGGCTCGTCTTTGGCTCCTTGTGGTTCTGGCTCATGCCCTCCTAACAGTCATAG CAGCCGAATCGGATGCACAGCTTGAAAATGGTGTGTCTTCAGATGATGTTTTGCTTCAGAGGGTGTATAAACTCCTCAAGTCTTTGGAGTTTCCATTGGCGCAAGAAA accTACTTGAAACTGAAGAAGTGGAAGTCGAACTTGATTCTGCGCTTGGGCTGACTGACTTGGGCCACAACATGACCAAGGGCCACCAGGAGGATGCctccagctacaacatgaccgagggccaccagaatgatGCCTCCAGCTACAATGTGACCGAGGGCCACCAGGAGGACG ccagctacaacatgaccgaGGGCCACTTGGAAGATGccgccagctacaacatgaccaagGGCTACATGGAAGACGCTGCCATCTACAACATGACCAGGGGCCACATGGAAgat gccagctacaacatgaccaagGGCCACATGGAGGATGCCAGCGACAACGTGACCAAGGGCCACATGGAGGACGCCGGCTACAACATGACCAATGGCCACCAAGATGacgccagctacaacatgactgaagacgccagctacaacatgaccaagGGCCTAATGGAAGACTCctccagctacaacatgaccgtGGGCCTAATGGAAGacgccagctacaacatgaccgaGGGCCTAATGGAAGACGCTGCCATCTACAACATGACCAAGGGCCACATGGAAGACGCTGCCATCTACAACATGACCAAGGGCCACATGGAAGacgccagctacaacatgaccgaGGGCCACATGGAAGACTCctccagctacaacatgaccgaGGGCCTAATGGAAGacgccagctacaacatgaccgaGGGCCTAATGGAAGACGCTGCCATCTACAACATGACCAAGGGCCACATGGAAGACGCTGCCATCTACAACATGACCAAGGGCCACATGGAAGActccagctacaacatgaccaagGGCCACATGGAAGACGCTGCCATCTACAACATGACCAAGGGCCACATGGAAGActccagctacaacatgaccgaGGGCCACATGGAAGACTCctccagctacaacatgaccgaGGGCCACATGGAAGACTCctccagctacaacatgaccgaGAGCCACCAGCCTAAATACATGAGTAGCAACCAACAAAATGATTCAAGTCTCAATTTGAGCAGTGACTACCAGTTGGAAGAAATGTTGGCTTTCCAGAATGACCAAGTGACCCTTGATGCAACAGATCATTTTGTAGATGTTAATGTTTAG
- the LOC125991634 gene encoding uncharacterized protein isoform X2 — translation MARLWLLVVLAHALLTVIAESDAQLENGVSSDDVLLQRVYKLLKSLEFPLAQENLLETEEVEVELDSALGLTDLGHNMTKGHQEDASSYNMTEGHQNDASSYNVTEGHQEDASYNMTEGHLEDAASYNMTKGYMEDAAIYNMTRGHMEDASYNMTEDDSYNMTRGHIEDASYNMTEDASYNMTKGHMEDASDNVTKGHMEDAGYNMTNGHQDDASYNMTEDASYNMTKGLMEDSSSYNMTVGLMEDASYNMTEGLMEDAAIYNMTKGHMEDAAIYNMTKGHMEDASYNMTEGHMEDSSSYNMTEGLMEDASYNMTEGLMEDAAIYNMTKGHMEDAAIYNMTKGHMEDSSYNMTKGHMEDAAIYNMTKGHMEDSSYNMTEGHMEDSSSYNMTEGHMEDSSSYNMTESHQPKYMSSNQQNDSSLNLSSDYQLEEMLAFQNDQVTLDATDHFVDVNV, via the exons ATGGCTCGTCTTTGGCTCCTTGTGGTTCTGGCTCATGCCCTCCTAACAGTCATAG CCGAATCGGATGCACAGCTTGAAAATGGTGTGTCTTCAGATGATGTTTTGCTTCAGAGGGTGTATAAACTCCTCAAGTCTTTGGAGTTTCCATTGGCGCAAGAAA accTACTTGAAACTGAAGAAGTGGAAGTCGAACTTGATTCTGCGCTTGGGCTGACTGACTTGGGCCACAACATGACCAAGGGCCACCAGGAGGATGCctccagctacaacatgaccgagggccaccagaatgatGCCTCCAGCTACAATGTGACCGAGGGCCACCAGGAGGACG ccagctacaacatgaccgaGGGCCACTTGGAAGATGccgccagctacaacatgaccaagGGCTACATGGAAGACGCTGCCATCTACAACATGACCAGGGGCCACATGGAAgatgccagctacaacatgacgGAAGACGacagctacaacatgaccagGGGCCACATAGAAgatgccagctacaacatgaccgaagacgccagctacaacatgaccaagGGCCACATGGAGGATGCCAGCGACAACGTGACCAAGGGCCACATGGAGGACGCCGGCTACAACATGACCAATGGCCACCAAGATGacgccagctacaacatgactgaagacgccagctacaacatgaccaagGGCCTAATGGAAGACTCctccagctacaacatgaccgtGGGCCTAATGGAAGacgccagctacaacatgaccgaGGGCCTAATGGAAGACGCTGCCATCTACAACATGACCAAGGGCCACATGGAAGACGCTGCCATCTACAACATGACCAAGGGCCACATGGAAGacgccagctacaacatgaccgaGGGCCACATGGAAGACTCctccagctacaacatgaccgaGGGCCTAATGGAAGacgccagctacaacatgaccgaGGGCCTAATGGAAGACGCTGCCATCTACAACATGACCAAGGGCCACATGGAAGACGCTGCCATCTACAACATGACCAAGGGCCACATGGAAGActccagctacaacatgaccaagGGCCACATGGAAGACGCTGCCATCTACAACATGACCAAGGGCCACATGGAAGActccagctacaacatgaccgaGGGCCACATGGAAGACTCctccagctacaacatgaccgaGGGCCACATGGAAGACTCctccagctacaacatgaccgaGAGCCACCAGCCTAAATACATGAGTAGCAACCAACAAAATGATTCAAGTCTCAATTTGAGCAGTGACTACCAGTTGGAAGAAATGTTGGCTTTCCAGAATGACCAAGTGACCCTTGATGCAACAGATCATTTTGTAGATGTTAATGTTTAG
- the LOC137839537 gene encoding repetin-like isoform X1 produces the protein MAAGLLLVVVLLQAALIHTGLCVPAGLKQDESNSGLEEFQQDESLGELQEVFELLHFLDSVSRQQAKDGQQATDQMKMADVESNRQQLKNVDYNQKNSTMTMGHQNDSSYNMTKGHQEDDSGHNMTKGSQEDASSYNMTKGSQEDASYNMTKGSQEDASYNMTKGSQEDASYNMTKGHMEDASYNMTEGHMEDSSSYNMTEGHMEDSSSYNMTKGYMEDSSYNITEGHQEDASYNMTKGHMGDASYNMTKGHMEDASYNMTKGHMEDAASYNMTKGHMEDASYNMTEGHQEDASSSNMTNGHQEDASYNMTEGHQEDSSSYNMTEDASYNITKGRMEDASYNMTEGHMADAASYNMTKGHMEDASYNMTEGHMEDAVSYNMTEGHMEDAVSYNMTKGHQEDSSSYNMTEDARSNITKGHMEDASYNMTKGHQEDASSYNMTMGLQSDMALDYMSHDDLGYPNDMHYMSYGDMSYEDTSELSLDYMSHSLQDRSRVV, from the exons aTGGCTGCTGGGCTGCTCTTGGTTGTGGTGCTGCTGCAAGCTGCCTTGATCCACACAG GGCTTTGTGTTCCTGCTGGCCTGAAACAAGATGAATCCAACTCTGGCCTTGAAGAATTTCAACAAG aTGAGTCTCTTGGAGAGCTTCAAGAGGTGTTTGAACTGCTTCATTTTTTGGATTCTGTGTCAAGGCAACAAGCTAAAGATG GCCAACAGGCAACTGACCAAATGAAAATGGCTGACGTAGAAAGCAACCGCCAGCAGCTGAAAAATGTTGACTACAACCAAAAGAACTCGACCATGACCATGGGCCACCAGAATGACTCCAGCTACAATATGACCAAGGGCCACCAAGAGGATGACTCTGGCCACAACATGACCAAGGGTAGCCAGGAGGATGCctccagctacaacatgaccaagGGCAGCCAGGAGGacgccagctacaacatgaccaagGGCAGCCAGGAGGacgccagctacaacatgaccaagGGCAGCCAGGAGGacgccagctacaacatgaccaagGGC CACATGGAGgatgccagctacaacatgaccgaGGGCCACATGGAAGACTCctccagctacaacatgaccgaGGGCCACATGGAAGACTCctccagctacaacatgactAAGGGCTACATGGAAGATAGCAGCTACAACATAACAGAGGGCCACCAAGAGGACGCGagctacaacatgaccaagGGCCACATGGGAgatgccagctacaacatgaccaagGGCCACATGGAGGacgccagctacaacatgactAAGGGCCACATGGAAGATGccgccagctacaacatgaccaagGGCCACATGGAGgatgccagctacaacatgaccgaGGGCCACCAGGAGGACGCCTCCAGCTCCAACATGACCAATGGCCACCAGGAGgatgccagctacaacatgaccgaGGGCCACCAGGAAGACTCctccagctacaacatgaccgaGGACGCCAGCTACAACATAACCAAGGGCCGCATGGAAgatgccagctacaacatgaccgaGGGCCACATGGCAGATgctgccagctacaacatgaccaagGGCCACATGGAGGacgccagctacaacatgacaGAGGGCCACATGGAAGATGCCGTCAGCTACAACATGACAGAGGGCCACATGGAAGATGCCGtcagctacaacatgaccaagGGCCACCAGGAAGACTCctccagctacaacatgaccgaGGACGCCAGGTCCAACATAACCAAGGGCCACATGGAAgatgccagctacaacatgaccaaAGGCCACCAGGAAGATGCctccagctacaacatgaccatGGGGCTCCAGAGTGACATGGCGCTTGACTACATGAGCCATGATGACCTGGGCTACCCAAATGACATGCATTACATGAGCTATGGTGACATGAGCTATGAGGACACAAGTGAACTGAGCCTGGACTACATGAGCCACAGCCTCCAAGACAGGAGTCGTGTCGTCTAG
- the LOC137839537 gene encoding repetin-like isoform X2 → MAAGLLLVVVLLQAALIHTGLCVPAGLKQDESNSGLEEFQQDESLGELQEVFELLHFLDSVSRQQAKDGQQATDQMKMADVESNRQQLKNVDYNQKNSTMTMGHQNDSSYNMTKGHQEDDSGHNMTKGSQEDASSYNMTKGSQEDASYNMTKGSQEDASYNMTKGSQEDASYNMTKGHMEDASYNMTEGHQEDASSSNMTNGHQEDASYNMTEGHQEDSSSYNMTEDASYNITKGRMEDASYNMTEGHMADAASYNMTKGHMEDASYNMTEGHMEDAVSYNMTEGHMEDAVSYNMTKGHQEDSSSYNMTEDARSNITKGHMEDASYNMTKGHQEDASSYNMTMGLQSDMALDYMSHDDLGYPNDMHYMSYGDMSYEDTSELSLDYMSHSLQDRSRVV, encoded by the exons aTGGCTGCTGGGCTGCTCTTGGTTGTGGTGCTGCTGCAAGCTGCCTTGATCCACACAG GGCTTTGTGTTCCTGCTGGCCTGAAACAAGATGAATCCAACTCTGGCCTTGAAGAATTTCAACAAG aTGAGTCTCTTGGAGAGCTTCAAGAGGTGTTTGAACTGCTTCATTTTTTGGATTCTGTGTCAAGGCAACAAGCTAAAGATG GCCAACAGGCAACTGACCAAATGAAAATGGCTGACGTAGAAAGCAACCGCCAGCAGCTGAAAAATGTTGACTACAACCAAAAGAACTCGACCATGACCATGGGCCACCAGAATGACTCCAGCTACAATATGACCAAGGGCCACCAAGAGGATGACTCTGGCCACAACATGACCAAGGGTAGCCAGGAGGATGCctccagctacaacatgaccaagGGCAGCCAGGAGGacgccagctacaacatgaccaagGGCAGCCAGGAGGacgccagctacaacatgaccaagGGCAGCCAGGAGGacgccagctacaacatgaccaagGGC CACATGGAGgatgccagctacaacatgaccgaGGGCCACCAGGAGGACGCCTCCAGCTCCAACATGACCAATGGCCACCAGGAGgatgccagctacaacatgaccgaGGGCCACCAGGAAGACTCctccagctacaacatgaccgaGGACGCCAGCTACAACATAACCAAGGGCCGCATGGAAgatgccagctacaacatgaccgaGGGCCACATGGCAGATgctgccagctacaacatgaccaagGGCCACATGGAGGacgccagctacaacatgacaGAGGGCCACATGGAAGATGCCGTCAGCTACAACATGACAGAGGGCCACATGGAAGATGCCGtcagctacaacatgaccaagGGCCACCAGGAAGACTCctccagctacaacatgaccgaGGACGCCAGGTCCAACATAACCAAGGGCCACATGGAAgatgccagctacaacatgaccaaAGGCCACCAGGAAGATGCctccagctacaacatgaccatGGGGCTCCAGAGTGACATGGCGCTTGACTACATGAGCCATGATGACCTGGGCTACCCAAATGACATGCATTACATGAGCTATGGTGACATGAGCTATGAGGACACAAGTGAACTGAGCCTGGACTACATGAGCCACAGCCTCCAAGACAGGAGTCGTGTCGTCTAG
- the LOC125991694 gene encoding probable basic-leucine zipper transcription factor Q: MAAAWLVLVLLHIVLVDRGFCVSVAAKQDELKKVSPNNDSIKKVFKLLQSLENALKQKSKVEPDQANRNMSNTMQEENMVNQQQSSNMGNVHQNFMIPQEAMNTQQQLEHMSNAQQQSDVQHNVIPQQQVSNSSNTLQQQQQQQQEDISRQQSSNMGNEIVIPQQPISNMSNAQQQENVMVSNVQQQSISNQEDNPVDYVMSVNV, from the exons ATGGCTGCTGCTTGGCTCGTGCTTGTTCTGCTGCATATTGTCTTGGTCGACAGAG GCTTTTGTGTTTCTGTTGCTGCTAAACAAGATGAGCTTAAAAAAG TGTCTCCCAACAATGATTCCATCAAGAAGGTTTTTAAACTTCTCCAGTCTTTGGAGAATGCGTTAAAGCAGAAAAGTAAAG TGGAACCTGACCAAGCAAACCGCAacatgagcaacaccatgcaggAAGAAAACATGGTCAACCAACAGCAAAGCTCAAACATGGGCAATGTCCATCAGAACTTCATGATCCCCCAAGAAGCGATGAACACCCAGCAGCAGCTTGAGCACATGAGCAACGCTCAACAGCAAAGCGACGTTCAACACAATGTGATTCCCCAGCAGCAGGTCTCTAACAGCAGCAACaccctccagcagcagcagcagcagcagcaggaggacaTCTCCCGACAGCAGAGCTCCAACATGGGCAATGAGATTGTCATCCCACAGCAGCCGATCTCCAACATGAGCAACGCCCAGCAGCAGGAAAATGTCATGGTGAGCAATGTCCAACAGCAAAGCATTAGCAACCAGGAAGACAACCCAGTTGACTATGTCATGTCTGTAAATGTTTGA